A genomic region of Pogoniulus pusillus isolate bPogPus1 unplaced genomic scaffold, bPogPus1.pri scaffold_50_arrow_ctg1, whole genome shotgun sequence contains the following coding sequences:
- the LOC135174174 gene encoding olfactory receptor 14A16-like isoform X1 — translation MTSPNAERQAMSNSSSITHFLLLSFAGTQQLQLLHFCLFLATYLAALLGNSLIITTIAWHHHLHTPMYFFLLNLALLDLGTISTTVPKSMANSLRHSRAISYAGCVLQLFFLVFLIAAEISLLTIMAYDRYVAICRPLHYGTLLGSRACAHMAAAAWASGFLYALLHTANTFSLPLCQGNAVHQFFCEIPQILKLSCSRAYLREVWLIVPSACLAFVCFVFIVVSYVHIFRAVLRMPSEQGRHKAFATCLPHLAVLSLFSSTALFAYLKPPSISSPSMNLVVAVLYSVVPPAVNPLLYSLRNQELKAALSKLLTGCFQKQ, via the exons ATGACCAGTCCAAATGCTGAG AGGCAGGCAATgtccaacagcagctccatcacccacttcctcctgctgtcattcgcaggcacacagcagctgcagctgctgcacttctgCCTCTTTTTGGCCACctacctggctgccctcctgggcaacagcctcatcatcaccaccatagcctggcaccaccacctgcacacccccatgtacttcttcctcctcaacctCGCCCTCCTTGACCTGGGAACCATCTCCACCACTGTGCCCAAGTCCATGGCCAATTCCCTGAGGCACTCCAGGGCCATCTCCTATGCAGGATGTGTTCTCCAGCTCTTCTTTTTAGTATTCCTAATTGCTGCAGAGATTTCTCTCCTCACCATCATGGCCTACGACCGCTACgttgccatctgcagacccctgcactatggcaccctcctgggcagcagagcttgtgcccacatggcagcagctgcctgggccagTGGCTTTTTATACGctttgctgcacacagccaatacattttccctgcccctctgccagggcaatgcTGTGCACCAGTTCTTCTGTGAGATCCCTCAGATCCtcaagctctcctgctccagagcctACCTCAGGGAGGTTTGGCTCATTGTGCCCAGTGCCTGTTTAGCATTTGTCTGCTTTGTGTTCATTGTGGTGTCCTATGTGCACAtcttcagggcagtgctgaggatgccCTCTGAGCAGGGACGccacaaagcctttgccacctgcctccctcacctggctgtgctctccctGTTTAGCAGCACTGCTCTTTTTGCCTACCTGAAGCCcccctccatctcctccccatCTATGAACCTGGTAGTGGCAGTTCTGTACTCAgtggtgcctccagcagtgaACCCTCTCCTCTACAGCCTGAGgaaccaggagctgaaggctgccctgagcaaactgctcactggatgctttcagaagcagtaa
- the LOC135174174 gene encoding olfactory receptor 14J1-like isoform X2 has translation MSNSSSITHFLLLSFAGTQQLQLLHFCLFLATYLAALLGNSLIITTIAWHHHLHTPMYFFLLNLALLDLGTISTTVPKSMANSLRHSRAISYAGCVLQLFFLVFLIAAEISLLTIMAYDRYVAICRPLHYGTLLGSRACAHMAAAAWASGFLYALLHTANTFSLPLCQGNAVHQFFCEIPQILKLSCSRAYLREVWLIVPSACLAFVCFVFIVVSYVHIFRAVLRMPSEQGRHKAFATCLPHLAVLSLFSSTALFAYLKPPSISSPSMNLVVAVLYSVVPPAVNPLLYSLRNQELKAALSKLLTGCFQKQ, from the coding sequence ATgtccaacagcagctccatcacccacttcctcctgctgtcattcgcaggcacacagcagctgcagctgctgcacttctgCCTCTTTTTGGCCACctacctggctgccctcctgggcaacagcctcatcatcaccaccatagcctggcaccaccacctgcacacccccatgtacttcttcctcctcaacctCGCCCTCCTTGACCTGGGAACCATCTCCACCACTGTGCCCAAGTCCATGGCCAATTCCCTGAGGCACTCCAGGGCCATCTCCTATGCAGGATGTGTTCTCCAGCTCTTCTTTTTAGTATTCCTAATTGCTGCAGAGATTTCTCTCCTCACCATCATGGCCTACGACCGCTACgttgccatctgcagacccctgcactatggcaccctcctgggcagcagagcttgtgcccacatggcagcagctgcctgggccagTGGCTTTTTATACGctttgctgcacacagccaatacattttccctgcccctctgccagggcaatgcTGTGCACCAGTTCTTCTGTGAGATCCCTCAGATCCtcaagctctcctgctccagagcctACCTCAGGGAGGTTTGGCTCATTGTGCCCAGTGCCTGTTTAGCATTTGTCTGCTTTGTGTTCATTGTGGTGTCCTATGTGCACAtcttcagggcagtgctgaggatgccCTCTGAGCAGGGACGccacaaagcctttgccacctgcctccctcacctggctgtgctctccctGTTTAGCAGCACTGCTCTTTTTGCCTACCTGAAGCCcccctccatctcctccccatCTATGAACCTGGTAGTGGCAGTTCTGTACTCAgtggtgcctccagcagtgaACCCTCTCCTCTACAGCCTGAGgaaccaggagctgaaggctgccctgagcaaactgctcactggatgctttcagaagcagtaa